One Desulfomonile tiedjei genomic window carries:
- a CDS encoding ATP synthase subunit I produces the protein MDFDKVPGVWFKLSAFVYTLGLVCSLIFAGQAFSLGFSIGGALVLLNAWAAARRLRRAEFPHKGRVMASVLGGFYMRLILLAICLFGVIKFVKVDPVGLVTGLSVVPAGLFVMLVLIYLVNRRPEEV, from the coding sequence ATGGACTTCGACAAGGTTCCAGGGGTCTGGTTTAAGCTTTCAGCGTTCGTTTACACCCTTGGGCTGGTGTGTAGTCTGATCTTTGCGGGACAGGCCTTCTCTCTCGGTTTTTCAATAGGAGGAGCCCTGGTTCTGCTCAATGCGTGGGCCGCTGCTCGCAGGTTAAGAAGAGCCGAATTCCCCCACAAGGGCCGCGTTATGGCTTCGGTGCTCGGGGGATTTTATATGAGACTGATCCTTCTGGCGATCTGTCTGTTTGGTGTGATCAAGTTCGTGAAAGTAGACCCGGTCGGTTTGGTTACCGGCTTGTCGGTTGTCCCGGCGGGACTCTTTGTCATGCTGGTTTTGATCTATCTGGTAAACAGAAGACCTGAGGAGGTTTAA
- the proB gene encoding glutamate 5-kinase encodes MSDTSVRQEILACVRRVVLKLGSSVVTTPDGLDGETIGRIVDEVCNYKKLGKEFIIVSSGAVAAGVRHMELRAGARTIPQKQAAASIGQSRLMAEYEHAFGRYGIRVGQMLLTKDDLTDRRRYLNAANTLTTLLGWGVVPIINENDTVMVEEIKFGDNDNLSALVATLADADLLLTLSDIEGFMDCDPRKDPNACIISLIEEITDEIKGMASDASSGPGRGGMASKLEAAAKVRISGIPMIIAGGKIPGIIARTMSAELCGTLIMPAKERISARKHWIRYNLNPEGEIVVDAGAARVIRSHGKSLLPIGVILVRGNFDDGAAVTVEDDQGNKIAVGLMNYSSDEMRKIMGHQTSEIDWILGYRRNDEAIHADNLVVLDQEPHGRIVET; translated from the coding sequence ATGAGCGACACGTCGGTTAGACAAGAGATTCTGGCTTGCGTCAGGCGCGTAGTCCTGAAACTGGGCTCCAGTGTGGTTACAACGCCCGACGGGCTGGATGGCGAAACCATCGGCAGGATAGTTGATGAGGTATGCAATTATAAGAAGCTCGGCAAAGAGTTCATCATAGTGTCATCAGGGGCCGTGGCCGCGGGCGTTCGGCACATGGAGCTTAGAGCAGGCGCGAGAACGATTCCTCAAAAGCAGGCCGCCGCGTCCATAGGGCAGAGCCGCCTCATGGCTGAGTACGAGCATGCCTTTGGCCGCTACGGGATACGGGTGGGTCAGATGCTCCTGACAAAGGACGACCTCACCGACAGGAGAAGATACCTCAACGCGGCCAATACCTTGACCACCCTGCTTGGGTGGGGGGTCGTGCCGATCATCAACGAGAACGACACTGTTATGGTGGAAGAGATCAAGTTCGGTGACAACGACAACCTGTCAGCTCTGGTAGCCACCCTCGCCGACGCGGACCTGTTGCTCACGTTGAGCGACATTGAAGGATTCATGGACTGCGACCCGCGCAAGGACCCCAATGCCTGTATCATATCTTTGATTGAAGAGATCACCGACGAGATCAAGGGCATGGCCTCGGACGCGTCGTCAGGGCCTGGAAGGGGCGGAATGGCCTCGAAGCTGGAAGCCGCCGCCAAAGTCAGAATTTCCGGTATTCCCATGATCATAGCGGGCGGCAAGATTCCAGGCATAATCGCTCGCACCATGTCGGCCGAACTGTGTGGGACTCTCATCATGCCGGCCAAGGAGCGCATTTCGGCCAGGAAACACTGGATAAGGTACAACCTGAACCCTGAAGGGGAGATTGTCGTGGATGCGGGCGCTGCAAGAGTGATCCGTTCCCACGGAAAGAGCCTTCTTCCGATAGGTGTCATCCTGGTCCGAGGAAATTTTGACGACGGCGCGGCCGTAACGGTTGAGGATGACCAGGGAAACAAGATCGCTGTAGGACTAATGAATTATTCATCCGATGAAATGCGCAAAATAATGGGTCATCAGACCTCGGAGATTGATTGGATACTCGGTTACCGGCGAAATGACGAAGCCATCCACGCGGACAATCTGGTCGTCCTAGACCAGGAGCCACACGGAAGAATTGTTGAAACGTGA
- a CDS encoding Hsp20/alpha crystallin family protein, whose protein sequence is MFRLRTGRDPLWGEFDRLQRGMDELFGALTGTRRPWQEPFWREARLFPLINVKESDASFTVTAEIPGMKSEDLEIKVEGDLLTLKGERKPYEMNEGASYHRRERATGTFQRSLTLPTRVNPDNVTATYKHGVLTITLNKEPATAPKQIKIVSE, encoded by the coding sequence ATGTTTCGACTGAGGACAGGCAGAGATCCCCTTTGGGGTGAGTTTGATCGCCTTCAAAGAGGAATGGACGAATTGTTCGGCGCTTTGACCGGCACTCGACGACCTTGGCAGGAGCCGTTCTGGCGAGAGGCGCGCCTCTTTCCCCTGATCAATGTGAAAGAATCGGATGCTTCCTTCACCGTCACCGCGGAAATTCCGGGGATGAAGAGCGAGGATTTGGAGATCAAGGTGGAAGGGGACCTTCTCACACTCAAAGGTGAGAGAAAGCCTTATGAAATGAATGAAGGAGCCAGCTACCATCGCAGAGAACGTGCCACAGGGACCTTCCAGCGGAGTCTCACGCTTCCTACGAGGGTGAATCCTGACAACGTGACCGCGACATACAAGCACGGGGTGCTGACAATCACCTTGAACAAGGAGCCCGCGACTGCACCCAAACAGATCAAGATTGTCTCGGAATAA
- a CDS encoding DUF4242 domain-containing protein: MNTSWPRLPDAICPTREEKKMPHFMSIHNEPSVPVEKVESRWMNLAQESRAVWIKTWHVLDLTRRFCWWDAPDKKTLEEIFRDSEISWEEIVPVRLTIPSEWRWRED, encoded by the coding sequence ATGAACACAAGTTGGCCGCGGCTGCCAGACGCGATCTGTCCGACGAGAGAGGAGAAGAAAATGCCTCACTTCATGTCGATTCATAATGAGCCTTCAGTCCCGGTAGAAAAAGTTGAATCGCGATGGATGAATCTGGCGCAAGAAAGCAGGGCAGTTTGGATCAAGACGTGGCATGTCCTGGATTTGACGAGACGTTTTTGCTGGTGGGATGCCCCGGATAAGAAGACGCTGGAAGAGATATTCCGGGACTCTGAAATTTCTTGGGAGGAAATTGTTCCGGTTCGTCTTACCATCCCCAGTGAATGGAGATGGCGCGAAGATTGA
- the htpX gene encoding zinc metalloprotease HtpX — MNQVKTVVLLTALMSLLVVIGAIIGGKNGATIALVIALVMNFGSYWFSDKIVLKMYNAQEVTETEAPDLFNLVQRLTTQAGLPMPKVYIIPDESPNAFATGRNPSHAAVACTTGILRLLSWEELAGVIGHELGHVKNRDILIQTVAATIGTAITYLAQFGWLFGGRSDEEGRGGGSIVGMILMMILAPMAAAVIQMAISRSREYIADETGAQICGHPMWLAGALDKLRRGVQEVPMDANQATAHMFIVNPLFGGGISSLFSTHPPIEERIARLQQMAGY; from the coding sequence ATGAATCAAGTCAAGACCGTTGTTCTGCTGACCGCTCTGATGTCGCTGCTTGTGGTCATTGGAGCAATTATCGGAGGCAAAAACGGGGCGACCATAGCTCTGGTAATTGCTCTGGTGATGAACTTCGGAAGCTACTGGTTCAGCGACAAGATTGTGCTGAAAATGTATAACGCGCAGGAGGTCACCGAGACCGAGGCGCCGGACCTTTTCAACCTCGTGCAGCGGCTAACCACACAAGCGGGCCTGCCTATGCCCAAGGTGTACATCATCCCCGATGAGTCTCCCAACGCGTTTGCCACCGGCCGGAATCCTTCTCATGCCGCGGTTGCCTGTACCACGGGTATCTTGAGGCTCTTGTCGTGGGAAGAACTCGCCGGCGTCATCGGCCACGAGCTTGGCCACGTCAAGAACAGGGACATCCTGATTCAAACGGTTGCGGCAACCATAGGCACTGCCATTACCTATCTAGCCCAGTTCGGATGGCTTTTTGGAGGCCGATCCGACGAGGAGGGCAGAGGCGGGGGATCCATAGTCGGTATGATCCTGATGATGATTCTCGCTCCTATGGCCGCGGCAGTGATTCAGATGGCCATCTCTCGATCCAGGGAATACATAGCGGATGAGACCGGCGCGCAGATTTGCGGCCATCCGATGTGGCTTGCCGGTGCCTTGGACAAGCTCAGACGCGGAGTCCAAGAGGTTCCCATGGATGCGAACCAGGCAACTGCTCACATGTTTATCGTAAATCCTCTCTTCGGAGGGGGCATTTCAAGCCTGTTCTCAACCCATCCGCCCATCGAGGAAAGGATCGCCAGACTGCAGCAGATGGCGGGATACTGA
- a CDS encoding methionyl-tRNA formyltransferase, producing the protein MNLRVVFMGSPEFAVPTLAALHANFQVIGVFTQPDKPKGRGRKPLPTAVKIAALEMGLPVSEPQDVRSPETVALLAEWKPDAIVVAAYGKILPEQILDLPPMGCVNLHASFLPRYRGASPIPAAILAGDEFAGVSTMLMNKGMDTGDILLQRTVPVDKEDTAGSLHDKLLEPGADLVVQTLKKMHEGTIEPQPQDHSQASYTRPMSKEDGRLQWQQDAEHLDRVVRAMNPWPGAFFLCSEEPIRVWKAAPKHGAASPGFIAGVREDGIAVGTGKGLLILREVQAPGKKRIAASDFARGRRLKEGDRFD; encoded by the coding sequence TTGAATCTCAGGGTGGTCTTTATGGGATCTCCTGAGTTTGCCGTTCCCACTCTTGCTGCTCTTCATGCCAACTTTCAGGTTATCGGAGTATTCACTCAGCCGGACAAACCTAAAGGTCGGGGAAGGAAACCACTGCCGACGGCTGTGAAGATCGCGGCCCTCGAAATGGGGCTCCCGGTGTCGGAGCCCCAGGATGTGAGAAGTCCCGAAACCGTGGCTCTCCTGGCGGAATGGAAACCTGATGCGATAGTTGTTGCGGCATATGGAAAGATCCTGCCGGAACAAATATTGGATCTCCCGCCCATGGGATGCGTGAATCTTCACGCGTCGTTCTTGCCCCGTTATCGTGGGGCTTCACCCATTCCCGCAGCGATCCTTGCCGGAGACGAGTTTGCGGGAGTGTCCACAATGCTGATGAACAAGGGGATGGACACCGGTGACATCCTGCTGCAGAGGACAGTCCCGGTGGACAAGGAAGACACCGCGGGATCGCTTCACGACAAACTCCTGGAACCGGGAGCGGATTTGGTAGTCCAAACCTTGAAGAAAATGCACGAAGGAACGATCGAGCCACAGCCCCAGGATCATTCGCAGGCCTCCTACACCCGTCCGATGTCCAAGGAAGACGGCCGTTTGCAATGGCAGCAAGATGCCGAGCATCTGGATCGAGTGGTTAGGGCGATGAATCCCTGGCCTGGCGCTTTCTTCCTTTGCTCGGAGGAGCCTATTAGGGTCTGGAAAGCGGCCCCGAAACACGGCGCCGCTTCGCCGGGGTTTATCGCCGGCGTCCGGGAAGACGGTATCGCCGTGGGGACGGGCAAAGGATTGTTGATCCTTCGCGAAGTTCAAGCCCCGGGTAAAAAGCGCATCGCTGCATCGGACTTCGCGCGCGGGCGCAGACTGAAAGAGGGAGACAGGTTTGATTGA
- a CDS encoding ABC transporter permease, with protein sequence MINPLDGIKIATGALRVNVMRSLLTMLGIVIGVGAVILMVAVGAGARELIGDQIRSIGSNLILVVPGAAMQTGVRLGSGSVHTLRASDAEAIAKECPAVNFAAPVWGEVTQAVYGNKNWRTRITGTTRDYFPVREWTVRYGRMFTPEEEHRAAKVAVVGGTVVENLMGDTYPLGKVIRIKNVPFTVIGVLEKKGQSPRGDDQDDAVFVPLKTSQYRLFGTPFPDEINAILVQSKEVSLIPEAEKQINELLARRHKIARGQEKDFTVRNLTEILATAEKTLNIMTTLLGAIAAISLVVGGIGIMNIMLVSVTERTREIGIRMAVGARSADILSQFLIEAVVLSMLGGIIGTALGTAGAYAFAKTSGWPALISPLAVAVALLFSAAVGVFFGFYPAFKASRLHPIEALRYE encoded by the coding sequence ATGATCAACCCTTTAGACGGAATCAAGATCGCGACTGGAGCGCTGAGAGTCAACGTCATGCGCTCCCTTCTCACCATGCTCGGCATTGTCATTGGCGTTGGAGCAGTGATATTGATGGTGGCCGTCGGGGCCGGGGCCCGCGAACTGATCGGCGATCAGATCCGCTCAATAGGGAGCAACCTCATACTTGTAGTTCCGGGTGCGGCGATGCAGACGGGGGTTCGGCTGGGATCGGGTTCTGTGCACACGCTGCGAGCATCGGACGCAGAAGCCATTGCCAAGGAATGTCCGGCTGTGAACTTTGCAGCCCCGGTCTGGGGCGAGGTTACTCAGGCGGTTTACGGCAACAAAAACTGGAGGACCAGGATTACCGGAACAACCAGGGACTATTTCCCCGTCCGCGAGTGGACCGTCAGGTACGGCAGGATGTTCACACCGGAGGAAGAGCACAGGGCCGCCAAAGTAGCTGTCGTTGGCGGTACGGTCGTGGAGAATCTTATGGGAGACACTTATCCCTTGGGAAAAGTGATCCGAATTAAGAACGTTCCTTTTACCGTTATCGGGGTCCTGGAGAAGAAAGGCCAGTCTCCGCGGGGAGACGACCAGGACGATGCGGTCTTCGTTCCGTTAAAGACGTCACAATACAGACTTTTCGGAACACCCTTCCCGGACGAGATCAACGCTATTCTTGTGCAATCAAAGGAGGTCTCGCTCATTCCGGAGGCTGAAAAACAGATCAACGAGCTTCTAGCCAGGCGCCACAAAATTGCCCGCGGCCAGGAAAAAGACTTTACGGTGCGCAATCTGACGGAGATCCTTGCTACGGCTGAAAAAACGTTAAATATTATGACCACGCTTCTAGGCGCGATCGCGGCAATCTCGCTGGTAGTAGGCGGAATCGGAATAATGAACATAATGCTCGTTTCGGTCACCGAGCGCACCAGAGAGATCGGCATTCGAATGGCAGTCGGCGCGCGTTCCGCGGACATCCTTTCCCAGTTCTTGATCGAAGCCGTGGTGCTGTCGATGTTGGGCGGGATAATAGGGACCGCGCTTGGGACGGCCGGAGCGTACGCCTTTGCTAAGACAAGCGGCTGGCCGGCTCTGATAAGCCCGCTGGCCGTGGCCGTTGCATTGCTGTTCTCCGCCGCCGTAGGGGTGTTCTTCGGATTCTACCCGGCCTTTAAAGCCTCTCGGCTCCATCCTATTGAAGCGCTGAGGTATGAATAA
- a CDS encoding ribonuclease H-like domain-containing protein — protein MLRNTFCHIPGIGPKSEHDLWNRGIRSWDDVAQARSLESVPSRYYLLRSRVRESIQSLKEGDCRYFAEALPTSQHWRLFGDFRDSAVYLDIETSGLAGGGSCITTIATFDGKSVMWYVKGRNLEQFKQDIQKYKLVVTYNGSCFDVPFIESYLKIRMRQPQIDLRFLLKSLGYTGGLKGCEKKLGLDRDELDGVDGYCAVLLWNDFATRGNKKALETLLAYNVLDAVNLETLMVTAYNLKLRETPFYETHQLPLPGPVRNPFEPDRETVDRILEVRYAYS, from the coding sequence ATGCTAAGAAACACCTTTTGTCACATTCCCGGAATCGGGCCAAAATCGGAACACGATCTGTGGAACCGGGGCATCCGCTCTTGGGATGACGTTGCCCAGGCGCGTTCCCTCGAGTCGGTCCCGAGCCGATATTATCTCTTGAGAAGTCGGGTTAGAGAATCCATCCAAAGTCTGAAAGAAGGCGACTGTCGTTACTTTGCCGAGGCGCTGCCGACGAGTCAACACTGGCGCCTGTTCGGCGACTTCCGTGATTCAGCGGTTTACCTGGACATTGAAACCAGCGGACTCGCGGGAGGGGGGAGCTGCATCACAACCATCGCCACATTCGACGGCAAATCGGTGATGTGGTACGTAAAAGGTCGGAATTTGGAGCAATTCAAGCAAGATATTCAGAAGTACAAACTGGTGGTCACTTACAACGGGTCTTGCTTCGACGTTCCGTTCATCGAGAGTTATTTGAAAATACGGATGAGACAACCGCAAATCGACTTGAGATTCCTGTTGAAAAGCCTCGGTTATACCGGTGGTTTGAAAGGTTGTGAGAAGAAGCTGGGGCTCGACAGAGATGAATTGGACGGCGTGGATGGTTACTGCGCAGTGCTCCTGTGGAACGACTTCGCGACAAGGGGAAACAAAAAGGCCCTGGAGACCCTATTGGCTTATAATGTGCTCGACGCAGTGAACCTGGAAACCCTCATGGTCACTGCTTACAACCTTAAACTCCGTGAGACCCCTTTTTACGAAACCCATCAACTGCCGCTGCCCGGCCCTGTTCGCAACCCCTTCGAGCCGGACAGGGAGACGGTGGATCGGATATTGGAAGTGCGCTACGCCTATTCGTGA
- a CDS encoding DUF4242 domain-containing protein translates to MPTFLSIHQENDVDRVTLESRWTEISKDRRALWHMTLFNVELGKRYCEWEAPNRETIEQIFQELGIKWTEILEVGVTLSSRWRVWEIRSGGISAGRA, encoded by the coding sequence ATGCCAACTTTTCTCTCCATACACCAGGAGAACGATGTGGATAGGGTTACCCTTGAATCAAGGTGGACCGAGATTTCAAAGGACCGTCGAGCCCTCTGGCACATGACACTTTTCAACGTGGAACTGGGAAAGCGGTACTGTGAATGGGAAGCCCCAAACAGGGAAACCATAGAGCAAATTTTCCAGGAACTCGGTATTAAGTGGACCGAGATTCTGGAGGTAGGGGTAACCTTGTCCTCCCGATGGCGAGTTTGGGAGATTCGATCCGGAGGGATCTCGGCGGGAAGAGCATGA
- a CDS encoding AtpZ/AtpI family protein has protein sequence MKKVTSTWRLVGDSLQLGASIVFAIFIGAGLGYWLDGKFGTFPYLSIMFFLLGVAAAARNVWIEVRKQLRSEKDREL, from the coding sequence GTGAAGAAAGTCACCAGCACCTGGCGATTGGTAGGCGACTCCCTTCAACTGGGGGCCTCGATCGTCTTTGCCATATTTATCGGCGCGGGGCTGGGGTACTGGCTTGACGGAAAATTCGGCACTTTTCCTTATCTGAGCATCATGTTTTTCCTTCTCGGGGTGGCCGCCGCGGCTCGAAACGTTTGGATCGAGGTGCGAAAGCAACTGCGCAGCGAGAAGGACAGAGAGTTGTAA
- the obgE gene encoding GTPase ObgE, whose amino-acid sequence MKFVDQARIRVISGKGGRGCLSFRREAFVPKGGPDGGDGGKGGDVIIEADSSLNTLLDCQYQQLYRAKNGGHGSGSNRQGRSAADIVIKVPAGTVVKDDESGEVIADLDSPDSKFVVAKGGEGGRGNARFASSRNRAPRRFEEGWPGEEKWLMLELKLIADVGLVGLPNSGKSTLISRVSNARPKIADYPFTTKVPGLGVVRVGDDTDFVMADIPGLIEGAHKGAGMGDRFLRHVERTRLLLHLIDPSPQLSPGPQERFSMIMGELASYSEDLIRTPMIAVITKMDLPENREPAAKLKKAFLKQGIPVHEISAVTGEGVKELLSHTAQLLKKIRKSQ is encoded by the coding sequence TTGAAATTCGTAGATCAAGCCAGAATCAGAGTGATTTCCGGAAAAGGGGGCCGCGGTTGCCTCAGCTTTCGACGGGAGGCCTTTGTCCCCAAGGGAGGCCCTGACGGCGGCGACGGTGGTAAGGGTGGCGATGTGATTATTGAGGCGGACTCGTCTTTGAACACGCTTCTTGACTGCCAGTACCAGCAGTTGTATCGAGCCAAGAACGGCGGCCACGGCTCGGGGAGTAACCGCCAGGGCCGTTCAGCGGCCGATATTGTCATCAAGGTTCCTGCCGGCACCGTCGTGAAGGACGACGAAAGCGGTGAAGTCATAGCGGATTTGGACAGCCCGGACAGTAAGTTTGTCGTGGCGAAGGGGGGCGAAGGGGGCCGCGGCAACGCGCGTTTCGCCTCTTCACGAAACAGGGCCCCCAGACGTTTTGAAGAAGGCTGGCCCGGAGAAGAAAAGTGGCTGATGCTCGAACTGAAGCTCATTGCCGACGTCGGGCTTGTGGGGCTGCCCAACAGTGGCAAATCCACCCTGATTTCACGCGTGAGCAACGCGCGGCCCAAAATCGCAGACTATCCCTTCACGACCAAAGTCCCGGGTCTGGGTGTGGTACGCGTCGGCGACGACACGGATTTTGTGATGGCTGACATCCCAGGCCTTATAGAAGGCGCGCACAAAGGCGCGGGTATGGGAGACAGATTTCTGCGGCATGTGGAACGAACTCGCTTGCTTCTGCATCTCATTGATCCGTCCCCGCAGTTGTCACCCGGCCCGCAGGAACGGTTCTCCATGATTATGGGAGAGCTTGCCTCTTATTCTGAGGATCTGATAAGAACCCCCATGATCGCGGTGATCACGAAAATGGACCTGCCCGAGAATCGGGAACCCGCGGCCAAGCTGAAAAAGGCATTCCTGAAGCAGGGCATTCCGGTCCATGAGATTTCCGCTGTGACGGGCGAGGGAGTGAAAGAGCTTCTGAGTCACACCGCGCAACTCTTGAAGAAGATCCGTAAGAGCCAATGA
- the rpmA gene encoding 50S ribosomal protein L27 — translation MAHKKAGGSSRNGRDSPGQRLGVKRFAGQMVRAGSILVRQKGTAIHPGENVGVGRDYTLFAKIDGVVKYERKDRNRKRVVILPV, via the coding sequence ATGGCCCACAAGAAGGCAGGAGGAAGCTCCCGGAACGGACGAGACAGCCCGGGCCAGCGCCTCGGAGTCAAACGTTTTGCCGGGCAGATGGTCAGGGCCGGCAGCATCCTGGTCCGCCAGAAGGGAACCGCTATCCATCCCGGTGAAAACGTCGGGGTGGGGCGAGACTATACTCTGTTCGCAAAAATAGATGGGGTCGTGAAATACGAGCGCAAAGACCGCAACAGAAAGCGCGTGGTCATACTGCCCGTCTGA
- a CDS encoding amidohydrolase gives MLKLPLPVPGDPEGDRIPGDVPFVVDAHVHLFPDTLFEAIWSWFDNFAWPIRYRMKSPELIEFLLSRGVGHIVGLHYAHKPGIARKLNGYMAKLCDRYPQLTGSATVFPGEEDARGILKEAFEMGLKAVKLHAHVQFFRMDSEEMREIYEACSDSGKPLVMHVGREPKNPYFPYPVDPYSICAADKLEKVIKDYPRLRVCVPHLGMDEDDAYRRMIEQYDNLWLDTTMVLADYFPLSSPPSLGDMRADRIMYGTDVPNIPYAWDREIKKLCQMGLPTESLDLILAKNARKFFSISG, from the coding sequence ATGCTGAAACTTCCGCTCCCTGTGCCTGGAGATCCCGAAGGCGACCGCATACCCGGCGACGTGCCATTTGTGGTGGACGCTCACGTTCATCTCTTTCCGGACACGCTATTCGAAGCAATATGGTCGTGGTTCGACAATTTTGCCTGGCCTATCCGGTACCGGATGAAATCGCCCGAACTCATAGAGTTCCTGCTCTCACGCGGTGTCGGACACATTGTGGGGCTGCATTACGCTCACAAACCGGGCATTGCACGGAAGCTGAACGGGTACATGGCGAAGCTCTGCGATCGTTATCCCCAGTTGACCGGCTCCGCTACCGTGTTTCCAGGAGAGGAGGACGCCCGCGGCATATTGAAAGAGGCATTTGAGATGGGCCTCAAGGCGGTCAAGCTGCACGCGCATGTGCAGTTCTTCCGTATGGACAGCGAGGAAATGCGAGAGATTTACGAGGCCTGCTCTGATTCGGGCAAGCCACTGGTGATGCATGTGGGACGTGAACCCAAGAACCCGTACTTTCCATATCCGGTTGACCCCTATTCGATTTGCGCAGCGGACAAGCTGGAGAAAGTAATCAAGGATTACCCCCGGCTAAGGGTTTGCGTTCCGCATTTAGGCATGGATGAAGACGATGCTTACCGCAGGATGATCGAACAGTACGACAACCTGTGGCTGGACACAACAATGGTGCTGGCCGACTACTTCCCCCTAAGCAGCCCACCTTCGCTCGGCGATATGCGCGCGGACCGGATCATGTACGGAACTGATGTCCCGAACATACCTTACGCCTGGGACAGAGAAATCAAGAAACTGTGTCAAATGGGTCTTCCGACGGAGTCGCTGGATCTTATTCTGGCCAAGAATGCACGAAAATTCTTCTCGATATCTGGCTGA
- the def gene encoding peptide deformylase: MAVRPIVVVPHEALTRAAEEITDIDDRIRKLAHDMAETMYKAPGLGLAANQVGELCQLIVIDVEYPYAEPKDRKKKPIWLINPEICLCEGQAVKQEGCLSVPEFEVDVKRSESVQVKGIGLDGKPIQIEAEGLLARVLQHEIDHLHGTTLLDHASALKRSLYRRRIGKSARRKN; this comes from the coding sequence ATGGCTGTTCGACCCATCGTGGTCGTTCCGCACGAAGCGTTGACGCGAGCCGCGGAAGAAATCACGGACATAGACGATCGGATACGCAAACTCGCCCACGACATGGCGGAAACCATGTACAAGGCGCCCGGGCTGGGACTGGCGGCCAATCAGGTGGGAGAGTTGTGCCAATTGATTGTTATCGATGTGGAATACCCCTACGCCGAACCCAAGGACCGGAAAAAGAAACCCATCTGGCTGATTAATCCGGAGATTTGCCTCTGTGAAGGACAAGCCGTCAAACAAGAGGGGTGCCTGAGCGTTCCCGAATTCGAAGTCGACGTTAAGCGCTCCGAATCCGTTCAGGTTAAGGGGATAGGTCTGGACGGCAAGCCTATTCAGATCGAGGCTGAGGGGCTCTTGGCTCGCGTCCTTCAGCATGAAATAGACCATCTTCATGGCACTACGCTGCTCGATCATGCTTCCGCGCTCAAACGTAGTTTGTACCGACGACGTATCGGAAAATCGGCAAGGAGGAAGAATTGA
- a CDS encoding Hsp20/alpha crystallin family protein codes for MADQEIQAAPKQELSPAAGEFTREGVYFSPAVDIFDNERELVVLADMPGVSVEDVEIDLRDNVLSIIGKMKPDGEKGDFLLREYRTGNYFRTFRITEVVDQSRITAAMADGVLRLVLPKVEKAVPRKIPIAAE; via the coding sequence ATGGCCGATCAAGAAATCCAAGCTGCTCCAAAACAGGAACTGTCACCCGCGGCAGGAGAATTCACCCGCGAAGGAGTGTATTTCTCGCCTGCGGTAGATATTTTTGACAATGAAAGAGAACTGGTTGTCCTGGCAGACATGCCGGGGGTGAGCGTCGAAGACGTGGAAATAGATCTTCGGGACAACGTCCTTTCCATCATCGGCAAGATGAAGCCTGATGGCGAAAAAGGCGACTTCTTGCTCCGCGAATATCGCACGGGTAATTACTTCCGGACCTTCCGGATAACTGAGGTAGTGGACCAGTCCAGGATCACGGCAGCCATGGCGGACGGGGTGCTCAGGCTCGTTCTGCCAAAGGTCGAGAAGGCAGTTCCTCGAAAGATCCCTATTGCCGCGGAATGA
- the rplU gene encoding 50S ribosomal protein L21 → MYAIVQTGGKQYKVQAGDQIKVEKLSAEPGAQINLDQVLAVAEADSITLGNPMIGDALVKATIVRTARDRKIIVFKKKRRQGYKKKQGHRQWYTLLKIDSIVPTAASETKEPTPADAE, encoded by the coding sequence ATGTACGCCATCGTCCAAACCGGCGGTAAGCAATACAAGGTCCAAGCGGGAGATCAGATCAAGGTCGAGAAGCTCAGCGCAGAACCGGGCGCTCAGATCAATCTGGATCAGGTCCTCGCAGTGGCTGAAGCCGACAGCATCACGCTGGGAAACCCCATGATCGGAGACGCCCTGGTAAAAGCCACGATCGTCCGCACCGCTCGGGACAGGAAGATCATCGTATTTAAGAAGAAGCGCCGACAGGGGTACAAGAAGAAACAGGGTCACCGCCAATGGTACACCCTGCTCAAAATAGACAGCATCGTACCGACGGCCGCTTCCGAGACGAAAGAGCCCACCCCCGCGGACGCGGAGTAA